Proteins co-encoded in one Azospirillum humicireducens genomic window:
- a CDS encoding amino acid ABC transporter ATP-binding protein, which translates to MTANAIIELRKVGKWYASYHALRDVSISIGKGEKVVVCGPSGSGKSTMIRCINRLEAHQTGHIIVDGIELTDDVKAVEKIRRKVGMVFQNFNLFPHLTVLQNLTLAPIWVRGMAKSEIEEIAMMYLKRVRIPDQAHKFPGQLSGGQQQRVALARTVVIEPKILLLDEPLSNLDA; encoded by the coding sequence ATGACCGCCAACGCCATCATCGAACTCCGCAAGGTCGGCAAGTGGTACGCCAGCTACCACGCGCTGCGCGACGTCAGCATCAGCATCGGCAAGGGCGAGAAGGTCGTCGTCTGCGGCCCGTCCGGGTCGGGCAAGTCGACGATGATCCGCTGCATCAACCGGCTCGAGGCGCACCAGACCGGCCACATCATCGTCGACGGCATCGAGCTGACCGACGACGTCAAGGCGGTGGAGAAGATCCGCCGCAAGGTCGGCATGGTGTTCCAGAACTTCAACCTGTTCCCGCACCTGACCGTGCTGCAGAACCTGACGCTGGCCCCGATCTGGGTCCGCGGCATGGCGAAGTCCGAGATCGAGGAAATCGCCATGATGTACCTGAAGCGGGTGCGCATCCCCGATCAGGCGCACAAGTTCCCCGGCCAGCTGTCGGGCGGCCAGCAGCAGCGCGTGGCGCTGGCGCGCACCGTGGTGATCGAGCCGAAGATCCTGCTGCTCGACGAGCCTTTGTCGAACCTCGACGCCA
- a CDS encoding response regulator: MPATIAITDDDAVTRETLKSYLTDEGFDVLLARSAEELKDLLAATAVDLVLLDIRLPRQDGLTLTRELRAASEIGIILVSSRAEKLDRIIGLEMGADDYIAKPFEPREILARVRNLLRRLKAPGDQRDDRRRCFSGWTLWLDRMRLTDPRGNPVRLTGAEFELLSTFVCNPGRVMNRDYLLTATTRRKTDATDRTIDSLVRRLRRLIEPDPADPRLIVTVHGTGYLFAGDVKQDG; the protein is encoded by the coding sequence ATGCCGGCGACCATTGCCATCACCGACGACGACGCGGTGACGCGCGAGACGCTGAAGTCCTATCTGACGGATGAGGGCTTCGACGTCCTGCTGGCCCGAAGCGCCGAGGAGCTGAAGGATCTGCTGGCGGCGACGGCGGTGGACCTCGTGCTGCTCGACATCCGGCTGCCGCGCCAGGACGGGCTGACCCTGACCCGCGAACTGCGCGCGGCGTCGGAGATCGGCATCATCCTGGTCAGCAGCCGGGCGGAGAAGCTGGACCGCATCATCGGGCTGGAGATGGGGGCGGACGACTACATCGCGAAGCCGTTCGAGCCGCGGGAGATCCTGGCGCGGGTGCGGAACCTCCTGCGCCGGCTGAAGGCGCCGGGCGACCAGCGCGACGACCGCCGGCGCTGCTTTTCGGGCTGGACGCTGTGGCTGGACCGCATGCGCCTGACCGATCCGCGGGGCAATCCGGTTCGCCTCACGGGGGCCGAGTTCGAACTGCTGTCGACCTTCGTCTGCAACCCCGGCCGGGTGATGAACCGCGACTATCTGCTGACGGCGACGACGCGGCGCAAGACGGATGCGACCGACCGCACCATCGACAGCCTCGTCCGCCGCCTGCGCCGCCTGATCGAACCCGACCCCGCAGACCCCCGGCTGATCGTCACCGTCCACGGCACGGGCTACCTGTTCGCCGGCGACGTCAAGCAGGACGGGTAA
- a CDS encoding chemotaxis protein has protein sequence MMTDRSGTSTACSVLRRRLERQDTAANRYHDRRLGAEVVNIVVGGCVVTDDPNVVITTTLGSCVAACLYDPIEEIGGMNHFLLPDAGTDELSLSSRYGATAMEHLINRLLTVTGRRDRLRAKVFGGANVNLTTLRTANIGQRNVEFVMKYLATEGIPTVSWDVGGASPRAVRFFPTSGRSQRRLIGDETLHDITRNESSYMEHLGRTRIEGEVELF, from the coding sequence ATGATGACAGATCGTTCCGGCACTTCTACCGCGTGCAGCGTCCTTCGCCGCCGGCTGGAACGTCAGGATACCGCCGCCAACCGCTATCACGACCGGCGGCTGGGGGCGGAGGTCGTCAACATCGTCGTCGGCGGCTGCGTCGTCACCGACGATCCCAATGTCGTGATCACCACCACGCTGGGCTCCTGCGTCGCCGCCTGCCTGTATGACCCCATCGAGGAGATCGGCGGCATGAACCATTTCCTGCTGCCCGACGCCGGAACGGACGAGCTGTCGCTGTCGTCGCGCTACGGCGCCACGGCAATGGAGCATCTGATCAACCGGCTGCTGACCGTCACCGGCCGGCGCGACCGTCTGCGGGCCAAGGTGTTCGGCGGTGCCAACGTCAATCTGACCACGCTGCGGACCGCCAACATCGGGCAGCGCAACGTCGAATTCGTGATGAAGTATCTGGCGACCGAAGGCATCCCCACCGTCAGCTGGGACGTCGGCGGCGCCAGCCCGCGCGCCGTGCGCTTCTTCCCCACCAGCGGGCGCAGCCAGCGCCGGCTGATCGGCGACGAGACGCTGCACGACATCACACGAAACGAGTCGTCCTACATGGAGCATCTGGGCCGGACGCGGATCGAAGGCGAGGTCGAGCTGTTCTGA
- a CDS encoding amino acid ABC transporter substrate-binding protein produces the protein MKSRLGALAIAATLSVSALALSGTAQAGATFDGVKQKGYVQCGVNLGLYGFSSPDDKGKWTGLDVDMCRAVAAAMFGDAEKVKYTPLSAQQRLPALQSGEIDILARNTTRTLTRDTANGLNFTPTNYYDGQGFMVSSKLGLKSAKQLNGATVCVLPGTTTEQNVSDYFRANKMTFKPVVIEKNEELNKAFFAGRCDALTSDASQLAAIRAAEVPNPNDYVILPELISKEPLSPAVRQGDEEWMNLVTWAFYAMVQAEEKGLTSETVDSAMTSPDPDVKRLLGVTAGNGKALGVEENWAFNIIKQVGNYAQSYERNVGAGSKLKMPRGQNALYTEGGLMYAPPMK, from the coding sequence ATGAAGTCCCGTCTGGGCGCCCTCGCAATCGCGGCCACCCTGTCCGTCTCCGCTCTCGCCCTGTCCGGCACCGCCCAGGCCGGCGCCACCTTCGACGGCGTGAAGCAGAAGGGCTACGTCCAGTGCGGTGTCAACCTGGGCCTCTACGGCTTCTCGTCGCCGGACGACAAGGGCAAGTGGACGGGTCTGGACGTCGACATGTGCCGCGCCGTCGCCGCCGCCATGTTCGGCGATGCCGAAAAGGTGAAGTACACCCCGCTGTCGGCCCAGCAGCGCCTGCCGGCCCTGCAGTCCGGCGAGATCGACATCCTCGCCCGCAACACCACCCGCACCCTGACCCGCGACACCGCCAACGGCCTGAACTTCACGCCGACCAACTATTACGACGGCCAGGGCTTCATGGTGTCGTCCAAGCTGGGGCTGAAAAGCGCCAAGCAGCTGAACGGCGCCACCGTCTGCGTCCTGCCCGGCACCACGACCGAGCAGAACGTTTCGGACTACTTCCGCGCCAACAAGATGACCTTCAAGCCGGTCGTCATCGAGAAGAACGAGGAGCTGAACAAGGCCTTCTTCGCCGGCCGCTGCGACGCCCTGACCTCCGACGCCTCGCAGCTGGCCGCCATCCGCGCCGCCGAGGTGCCGAACCCCAACGACTACGTCATCCTGCCCGAGCTGATCTCCAAGGAGCCGCTGTCCCCGGCCGTCCGCCAGGGCGACGAGGAGTGGATGAACCTGGTCACCTGGGCCTTCTACGCCATGGTCCAGGCCGAGGAGAAGGGCCTGACGTCGGAGACCGTCGACAGCGCCATGACCTCTCCCGATCCCGACGTGAAGCGCCTGCTGGGCGTGACCGCCGGCAACGGGAAGGCGCTGGGCGTCGAGGAGAATTGGGCCTTCAACATCATCAAGCAGGTCGGCAACTACGCCCAGAGCTATGAGCGCAACGTCGGCGCCGGTTCCAAGCTGAAGATGCCGCGCGGCCAGAACGCGCTCTACACCGAAGGCGGCCTGATGTACGCCCCGCCGATGAAGTAA
- a CDS encoding D-alanyl-D-alanine carboxypeptidase/D-alanyl-D-alanine-endopeptidase — translation MTVLPDLRRRRPAMPLGRRPFLGLLGSLALSAVARPSYSATRNFEGEGPEGTAVGYILFDPDGGPALESWLADSPFIPASVAKLPTASAALALLGPDHRFTTRLLGGGVSGDPSADGVLRGDLILQGGGDPALATEGLQQLLDRARAAGLRRVEGRFLYDASLLPELAEIDSGQPWAAPYNTGVGALSLNYNRALLSWGRGGPEALTVADAGRLPLESVSVLPMAAGGRFPLLPDGADRWRMMPPAAGAAGAAWVPVARPALAAATLFRRLAAEAGIALPPPLPGRAPAAATAIATLDSLPLAELVRGLLRHSNNLSAEMIGLAAARRLDPAVATLGRSAALLQGRLARQPLDGAGWNGLLLANHSGLGTGSRATPRQMAALLRAGGPALWDLLPGEEDGKALPSGVRAKSGTLAYVKGLAGLLTATSGRRLGFVLFIADPARRAAMDAALDRRVTAIPADARSWAGEARRLQAGIPDRWALAY, via the coding sequence GTGACCGTCCTTCCCGATTTGAGGCGCCGCCGGCCCGCGATGCCGCTCGGCCGCCGTCCGTTCCTCGGCCTGCTCGGTTCCCTCGCTCTGTCTGCAGTGGCGCGGCCTTCATATTCTGCAACCAGGAATTTTGAAGGGGAGGGGCCGGAAGGCACCGCGGTCGGCTATATCCTGTTCGATCCCGACGGCGGCCCGGCTCTGGAGTCGTGGTTGGCCGACAGCCCCTTCATCCCGGCATCGGTGGCGAAACTGCCGACCGCTTCGGCGGCGCTGGCCCTGCTGGGACCGGACCACCGGTTCACCACCCGGCTGCTGGGAGGCGGCGTTTCCGGCGATCCGTCTGCCGACGGGGTGCTGCGCGGCGATCTGATCCTGCAGGGCGGCGGCGATCCGGCCCTGGCGACGGAGGGATTGCAGCAATTGCTCGACCGGGCGCGCGCCGCCGGACTTCGCCGGGTGGAGGGGCGCTTCCTCTACGACGCCTCGCTGCTGCCCGAACTGGCGGAGATCGATTCGGGCCAGCCCTGGGCCGCTCCCTACAACACGGGCGTCGGGGCGCTGTCGCTGAACTACAACCGCGCGCTGCTGAGTTGGGGCCGGGGCGGGCCGGAGGCGCTGACCGTCGCCGACGCCGGACGGCTGCCGTTGGAGAGCGTCTCCGTCCTGCCGATGGCGGCGGGCGGCCGCTTTCCGCTGCTGCCGGACGGGGCGGACCGCTGGCGCATGATGCCGCCCGCGGCGGGGGCGGCGGGGGCGGCCTGGGTGCCGGTGGCCCGGCCGGCATTGGCCGCCGCCACGCTGTTCCGCCGGCTGGCCGCCGAGGCCGGCATCGCCCTGCCGCCGCCCCTGCCGGGACGGGCGCCGGCGGCTGCGACGGCGATCGCGACCCTGGACAGCCTGCCGCTGGCGGAACTGGTCCGCGGGCTTCTGCGCCATTCCAACAACCTGTCGGCCGAGATGATCGGGCTGGCCGCCGCGCGGCGGCTGGATCCGGCCGTCGCGACGCTCGGGCGTTCCGCCGCGCTGCTGCAGGGCCGGCTGGCGCGGCAGCCGCTGGACGGGGCCGGCTGGAACGGGTTGCTGCTGGCCAACCATTCGGGGCTGGGCACCGGGTCGCGCGCCACGCCGCGGCAGATGGCGGCGCTGCTGCGGGCCGGCGGGCCGGCGCTGTGGGACCTGCTGCCGGGGGAGGAGGACGGCAAGGCGCTGCCCTCCGGCGTCCGGGCCAAGTCCGGAACCCTGGCCTATGTCAAGGGGTTGGCCGGGCTGCTGACGGCAACCAGCGGCCGGCGTCTGGGCTTCGTCCTGTTCATCGCCGATCCCGCGCGCCGGGCGGCGATGGACGCCGCGCTGGACCGCCGGGTGACCGCCATCCCGGCCGACGCGCGCAGCTGGGCCGGCGAGGCCCGCAGGCTGCAGGCCGGAATTCCGGATCGTTGGGCCCTTGCCTATTGA
- a CDS encoding MFS transporter, with translation MASAGHHGDMRAEAQVASAHPGLVLLALAMGGFAIGTTEFATMSLLPYFAQGLGIDEPTAGHVISAYALGVVVGAPVIAVLAARLSRRTLLIGLMAVFAAANVASAFSPSYGWMLVFRFLSGLPHGAYFGVAALVAASLVPPQRRAQAVARTMLGLTVATIVGVPMANWIGQAMGWRWGFGVVGLLALLTVLLVWIYAPKDRPHPNASPLRELGALKRRQVWLTLGIGAIGFGGMFAVYTYVASTLMEVTQVSPSAVPVVLAVFGAGMTVGTLVSAWAADRALMPTVAFILLWSAGSLALYPFAAGNVWLVSVVVFMIGCGGGLGTPLQARLMDVAEDAQTLAAALNHSAFNAANALGPWLGGMAIAAGWGWTSTGWVGSALALGGLAVWAVAMLEDRASRAADARLAEACAGD, from the coding sequence ATGGCTTCAGCCGGCCATCACGGCGACATGCGTGCGGAGGCACAGGTGGCCTCCGCCCATCCCGGACTGGTGCTTCTGGCGCTCGCCATGGGCGGTTTCGCCATCGGAACGACCGAGTTCGCGACGATGAGCCTGCTGCCCTATTTCGCCCAGGGACTCGGCATCGACGAACCGACCGCCGGGCACGTCATCAGCGCCTATGCGCTGGGCGTGGTGGTGGGTGCGCCGGTGATCGCGGTGCTGGCGGCGCGGCTGTCGCGGCGGACGCTGCTGATCGGGTTGATGGCGGTCTTCGCCGCCGCCAACGTGGCCAGCGCCTTCTCCCCCTCCTATGGCTGGATGCTGGTCTTCCGTTTCCTGAGCGGCCTGCCGCATGGCGCCTATTTCGGCGTGGCCGCCCTGGTCGCGGCCTCGCTGGTGCCGCCGCAGCGCCGGGCGCAGGCGGTGGCGCGCACCATGCTGGGGCTGACGGTGGCGACCATCGTCGGCGTGCCGATGGCAAACTGGATCGGCCAGGCGATGGGCTGGCGCTGGGGCTTCGGCGTCGTCGGGCTGCTGGCCCTGCTGACCGTGCTGCTGGTCTGGATCTACGCACCCAAGGACCGGCCGCATCCGAATGCCAGCCCGCTGCGCGAGTTGGGCGCGCTGAAGCGGCGGCAGGTCTGGCTGACGCTGGGCATCGGCGCCATCGGCTTCGGCGGCATGTTCGCCGTCTACACCTATGTCGCCTCGACGCTGATGGAGGTGACGCAGGTCTCGCCTTCGGCGGTGCCGGTGGTGCTGGCGGTGTTCGGTGCCGGCATGACCGTCGGCACGCTGGTCAGCGCCTGGGCGGCCGACCGCGCCCTGATGCCGACCGTCGCCTTCATCCTGCTGTGGAGCGCCGGCTCGCTGGCGCTCTATCCCTTCGCCGCCGGCAATGTCTGGCTGGTGTCGGTCGTGGTGTTCATGATCGGTTGCGGCGGTGGGCTCGGCACCCCCTTGCAGGCCCGGCTGATGGATGTGGCGGAGGATGCGCAGACGCTGGCCGCGGCGCTGAACCACAGCGCCTTCAATGCCGCCAACGCGCTCGGTCCCTGGCTGGGCGGCATGGCGATCGCCGCCGGCTGGGGCTGGACCTCGACCGGCTGGGTCGGTTCGGCGTTGGCGCTGGGCGGTCTGGCGGTCTGGGCGGTGGCGATGCTGGAAGACCGCGCCAGCCGCGCCGCCGACGCCCGGCTGGCCGAGGCCTGCGCCGGCGACTGA
- a CDS encoding sensor histidine kinase translates to MGSVWTVWQPVWQRVARFSLLRRGPALRYGAGLLTFGIALLLRWAVDGILPSGFPYLTFFPAVILTTFVAGLGPGVATAVLSGLAAWYFFIPPYDSFTLTVSSGLALAFYAVIVTVDIALIHGMQVTLARLREERRRTASLLAAQTTMFHELQHRVANNMQFVSSVLDLQRRSVGRSPDGAMAALEEAGRRLDTMARVHRRLHDPRSGDDFGRHIEGLCRDMLEAAGKPDVTCRVSVGAAPQSPERLLALALLIVEALTNALKHAFVGREGGIVAIDLQAVPDHPGHLHLRVSDDGVGLPEGVDVQRLPSLGWKIIQSLSGQLSGELSYGPAGGADGTGTRIDLRFPA, encoded by the coding sequence ATGGGGTCGGTTTGGACGGTCTGGCAGCCGGTTTGGCAGCGGGTGGCGCGTTTTTCGCTGCTGCGGCGCGGTCCCGCCCTGCGCTATGGCGCGGGGCTGCTGACCTTTGGCATCGCCCTGCTGCTGCGCTGGGCCGTCGACGGCATCCTGCCGTCCGGTTTCCCCTATCTCACCTTTTTTCCCGCGGTGATCCTGACCACCTTCGTCGCCGGGCTGGGGCCGGGGGTGGCGACCGCCGTGCTGTCGGGGCTGGCCGCCTGGTACTTCTTCATTCCGCCTTACGACAGCTTTACGCTGACTGTCTCCAGCGGTCTGGCGCTTGCCTTCTATGCGGTGATCGTCACCGTTGACATCGCGCTTATCCACGGCATGCAGGTGACGCTGGCGCGCCTGCGCGAGGAACGTCGCCGCACGGCTTCCCTGCTGGCGGCGCAGACCACCATGTTTCACGAGCTTCAGCACCGCGTCGCCAACAACATGCAGTTCGTCTCCTCGGTCCTCGACCTGCAGAGGCGGTCGGTCGGCCGGTCGCCGGACGGGGCGATGGCGGCGCTGGAGGAGGCGGGACGGCGGTTGGACACCATGGCGCGGGTGCACCGGCGTCTGCACGATCCCCGGTCGGGAGACGATTTCGGCCGCCACATCGAAGGGCTGTGCCGGGACATGCTGGAGGCCGCGGGCAAACCCGACGTCACCTGCCGCGTCTCGGTCGGTGCTGCGCCGCAGTCGCCCGAACGGCTGCTGGCCCTGGCGCTGCTGATCGTGGAGGCGTTGACCAACGCGCTGAAGCACGCCTTCGTCGGCCGCGAGGGCGGGATCGTCGCCATCGACCTGCAGGCCGTGCCGGACCATCCCGGCCATCTGCACCTGCGGGTGAGCGACGACGGCGTCGGCTTGCCGGAGGGGGTCGACGTGCAGCGCCTGCCGAGTCTGGGTTGGAAAATCATCCAGAGCCTGTCCGGCCAGTTGTCCGGCGAACTGAGCTACGGTCCCGCCGGCGGGGCCGACGGCACCGGCACGCGGATCGACCTGCGCTTTCCCGCCTGA
- a CDS encoding FHA domain-containing protein, which yields MAMSKRREARFEVVVEQGGKPNIDGVFDDEKSATERANFLLRLAKFPVVRVVKVTGTGREETIFQKSSSGGTKLTTISPIEEASLCTSVQQVFSFDSRMTLLRLLRGYWDDQGVIPAEQLHRYYPLRYFEREALLFNPAVSRLAAIQAPMLGLKPHERYDQIIRLFAGLKELAQASGTLASYDQALMRGGISGLLLAAVDRPVEERDRIVTHAFGTLLEPHREWGAKLSAVLRLHREGDGENSRLVDEFTAEIVDGREPIRALIGYAPDLGSAILALLATLRGDLDDRLPHTEPLLALSNVLGSEGPATGFPRTREALLNRIRGGLDGLTPLTRTGAASDARAFGAIVDGMIAFDGFMGGPAMAESLTRRGKTVWAAGGSDLPFEETMTRLVGRFGTAAGRLGYLLDLGTSAYGHRKISTVIQRVADEFNRVKSAAELAAPGASLQEVREGLGRRLRAAGIPRVLADGLIAKIAAIPDDQRLSVTGSGVLAGMRIASPAAETMTVDMQAPPAPRLTLSFQGRKVALPDFGGDVVIGRAAECGIVLDHASASRRHAVVRLRDGTFTLEDLSRNGTRLVRQTGEQRLLKMGDVVPLSGRGEIVIGSLDLGEHPARIAWDVSGR from the coding sequence ATGGCGATGTCCAAGCGGCGCGAGGCGCGCTTCGAGGTGGTGGTCGAACAGGGCGGCAAACCGAACATCGACGGCGTCTTCGATGACGAGAAGTCGGCGACGGAACGCGCCAACTTCCTGCTGCGCCTTGCCAAGTTCCCGGTGGTGCGGGTGGTGAAGGTCACCGGCACCGGGCGGGAAGAGACGATCTTCCAGAAATCCTCCTCCGGCGGAACCAAGCTGACCACCATTTCCCCGATCGAGGAGGCCAGCCTCTGCACGAGCGTGCAGCAGGTCTTCTCCTTCGACAGCCGGATGACCCTGCTGCGGCTGCTGCGCGGTTATTGGGACGACCAGGGCGTCATTCCGGCGGAACAGCTTCACCGCTACTATCCGCTGCGCTATTTCGAACGGGAGGCGCTGCTGTTCAATCCGGCGGTCAGCCGGCTTGCCGCCATCCAGGCGCCGATGCTCGGGCTGAAGCCGCATGAGCGCTACGACCAGATCATCCGCCTGTTCGCCGGGCTGAAGGAACTCGCCCAGGCGTCCGGCACGCTGGCCTCCTACGATCAGGCGCTGATGCGCGGCGGCATATCCGGGCTGCTGCTGGCCGCCGTCGACCGCCCGGTGGAGGAGCGCGACCGCATCGTCACCCACGCCTTCGGCACGCTGCTGGAACCGCACCGCGAATGGGGGGCCAAGCTGTCCGCGGTGCTGCGCCTGCACCGGGAGGGCGACGGCGAGAACAGCCGGCTGGTGGACGAGTTCACGGCGGAGATCGTCGACGGGCGGGAACCGATCCGCGCGCTGATCGGCTACGCGCCCGACCTGGGATCGGCCATCCTGGCGCTGCTGGCCACCCTGCGCGGCGACCTGGACGACCGCCTGCCCCACACCGAACCGCTGCTGGCGCTGTCGAACGTGCTGGGGTCCGAGGGACCGGCAACCGGCTTTCCCCGGACGCGGGAGGCCCTGCTCAACCGCATCCGCGGCGGACTGGACGGGCTGACGCCGCTGACCCGCACCGGAGCCGCCAGCGACGCCCGCGCCTTCGGTGCCATCGTCGACGGGATGATCGCCTTCGACGGCTTCATGGGCGGTCCTGCCATGGCGGAATCGCTGACCCGCCGCGGGAAGACGGTGTGGGCGGCCGGCGGCAGCGACCTGCCCTTCGAGGAGACGATGACACGGCTGGTCGGGCGCTTCGGCACGGCGGCCGGGCGGCTGGGCTATCTGCTGGATCTCGGCACCAGCGCCTATGGCCACCGCAAGATCAGCACCGTCATCCAGCGTGTCGCCGACGAGTTCAACCGGGTGAAATCGGCCGCCGAGCTTGCCGCCCCCGGCGCCTCCCTCCAGGAGGTGCGCGAGGGGCTGGGCCGCCGGCTGCGGGCCGCCGGCATTCCCCGCGTCCTGGCCGACGGACTGATCGCCAAGATCGCCGCCATCCCCGACGACCAGCGGCTGTCGGTGACCGGCAGCGGCGTCCTTGCCGGAATGCGCATCGCGTCTCCGGCAGCGGAGACGATGACGGTCGACATGCAGGCGCCGCCGGCGCCGCGCCTGACGCTGAGCTTCCAGGGCCGCAAGGTCGCCCTGCCCGATTTCGGCGGCGATGTCGTGATCGGCCGCGCCGCCGAATGCGGCATCGTGCTCGACCATGCCTCCGCCTCGCGCCGCCATGCGGTGGTGCGGTTGCGCGACGGCACCTTCACGCTGGAGGATCTCAGCCGCAACGGCACCCGGCTGGTGCGGCAGACCGGCGAACAGCGCCTGCTGAAGATGGGCGACGTGGTGCCGCTGTCCGGCCGGGGGGAGATCGTCATCGGCTCCCTCGACCTCGGCGAACATCCGGCGCGGATCGCCTGGGATGTATCGGGACGCTAG
- a CDS encoding amino acid ABC transporter permease, translating into MTALKPFGWAKDNLFNTPLNTVLTLACLGLLWLVVPPMANWLVLNASWSGTSSEACREAAGACWSVIAVKHRLIFFGTYPYDEQWRPFLACALFVAMLGASGVRAFWRPWLAVAWALTLVGMGGLMWGGVAGLSYVPNDRWGGLPITLMLSVFSIALAFPLSILLALGRQSSLPAIRTFCIGFIELMRGVPLVSVLFMASVMFPLFLPEGVTVDKLLRALAGMTLFTAAYLAEAVRGGLQAIPRGQYEAADALGLSYWQKTMLIVLPQALRIVIPPIVNQFISAFKDTSLVTIVGLYDLLTAATVATTDPEWRPYFAEVYVFAGLMFWIFCFSMSRYSQWLERLANRYTSR; encoded by the coding sequence ATGACGGCACTGAAGCCCTTCGGCTGGGCCAAGGACAATTTGTTCAACACGCCGCTGAACACGGTCCTGACGCTGGCCTGCCTCGGCCTGCTGTGGCTGGTGGTTCCGCCGATGGCGAATTGGCTCGTGCTGAACGCCAGCTGGTCCGGCACCAGTTCGGAGGCCTGCCGCGAGGCGGCCGGCGCCTGCTGGTCGGTGATCGCGGTCAAGCACCGGCTGATCTTCTTCGGGACATATCCCTATGACGAGCAGTGGCGCCCCTTCCTGGCCTGCGCCCTGTTCGTGGCGATGCTGGGCGCCAGCGGCGTGCGCGCCTTCTGGCGGCCCTGGCTGGCCGTTGCCTGGGCGCTGACGCTGGTCGGCATGGGCGGGCTGATGTGGGGCGGCGTCGCCGGCCTCAGCTATGTGCCGAACGACCGCTGGGGCGGGCTGCCGATCACGCTGATGCTGTCGGTCTTCTCCATCGCGCTGGCCTTCCCGCTGTCGATCCTGCTGGCGCTCGGCCGCCAGTCCTCGCTGCCCGCCATCCGCACCTTCTGCATCGGCTTCATCGAGCTGATGCGCGGCGTGCCGCTGGTCAGCGTGCTGTTCATGGCGTCGGTGATGTTCCCGCTGTTCCTGCCGGAAGGCGTCACGGTCGACAAGCTGCTGCGCGCTCTGGCCGGCATGACCCTGTTCACCGCCGCCTATCTGGCCGAGGCCGTGCGCGGCGGCCTGCAGGCGATCCCCAGGGGCCAGTACGAGGCCGCCGACGCTCTCGGCCTGTCCTACTGGCAGAAGACGATGCTGATCGTCCTGCCGCAGGCCCTGCGGATCGTCATTCCGCCCATCGTCAACCAGTTCATCAGCGCCTTCAAGGACACCTCGCTGGTCACCATCGTCGGCCTGTACGACCTGCTGACCGCCGCCACCGTGGCGACGACCGACCCCGAATGGCGCCCCTATTTCGCCGAGGTCTATGTCTTCGCCGGCCTGATGTTCTGGATCTTCTGCTTCAGCATGTCGCGCTACAGCCAGTGGCTGGAGCGTCTGGCCAACCGTTACACCAGCCGCTGA